Proteins from one Xiphophorus hellerii strain 12219 chromosome 8, Xiphophorus_hellerii-4.1, whole genome shotgun sequence genomic window:
- the LOC116723775 gene encoding uncharacterized protein LOC116723775: MRKGADREMEALSGSGPVEVRGHREEESLLILINHCREMKQQEARLRLITLLLLLGCAAAFIFISCADFSQRRAAKSSDSDPSFSAQRRICPADDPSTASTSSSPTAGPLRIDLNSVNVANLLSGSQLEWRARFGGGAYSHGLRAIVVPETGLYFVYMKFVLKGPARDFRVTLQRRSEGYDRDMDLMGAQDGGPYPTGPPDGGGQHRVRTVYVGQLFDLWRGDQLKVLISEGQELIDRASFGAFRT, encoded by the exons ATGCGGAAAGGAGCAGATCGGGAGATGGAGGCTCTCAGCGGCAGCGGACCGGTGGAGGTCAGGGGGCACCGAGAGGAAGAgtccctcctcatcctcatcaaCCACTGCCGGGAGATGAAGCAGCAGGAGGCCCGGCTGAGGCTCAtcacgctgctgctgctgctgggctgCGCCGCCGCCTTCATCTTCATCAGCTGCGCGGATTTCAGTCAGCGGAGAGCCGCG AAATCGTCTGATTCTGATCCGTCCTTCTCGGCCCAGAGGAGAATCTGTCCTGCAG ACGACCCGTCCACAGCCAGTACCAGCAGTTCTCCCACCGCCGGCCCGCTGCGCATCGACCTCA ATTCCGTTAACGTAGCGAACCTGCTGTCTGGGTCTCAGCTGGAATGGAGAGCCAGGTTCGGCGGCGGCGCCTACAGCCACGGCCTGCGGGCCATCGTGGTGCCGGAGACCGGACTCTACTTCGTCTACATGAAGTTCGTCCTGAAGGGCCCGGCGCGGGACTTCCGCGTGACGCTGCAGCGGCGGAGCGAAGGCTACGACCGAGACATGGACCTGATGGGGGCCCAGGACGGCGGCCCGTACCCGACGGGGCCCCCGGACGGCGGCGGCCAGCACCGGGTCCGGACGGTGTACGTGGGCCAGCTGTTCGACCTGTGGAGAGGAGACCAGCTGAAGGTTCTGATCAGTGAAGGCCAGGAGCTGATCGATCGGGCCTCGTTTGGAGCATTCAGGACGTAG
- the pip5kl1 gene encoding phosphatidylinositol 4-phosphate 5-kinase-like protein 1 isoform X1, which yields MATQLQTAVFGFPAGLLSLFDFCRKRSAPQAAALLSAQMETPGRLQPPPPPPQRSGTAKRRRWGGLRQQWKLLGLFEIDQQHNFYGLTCRMKEGLAAAIHTSTHTPPANDLSDDDFRSKVTQVHKVRSGRQAVIVALRRPRQFAVFVQDFSLETFGGPVFAALRASLGITEDEYLQSLCSESCYLQFISNSKSKADFFLTNDKRFFLKTQNKREIKFLLSNLKIYVEHLRKFPHSLLVKFLGVHRIRIPPGRKKYFIVMQSVFYPDERINARYDIKGCQVSRWTDPAPEGSQIIVVLKDLNFEGQFITLERQRSWLVQQVEIDTSFLERLNVLDYSLLLAHQPLHHDERNQNLSFASLIVRTKKSVNPGSSPIHAEVPGAVLNDDAGPSPEPDSGLTSSQDRDDSSRTSPRPAGSGADSPDDFRAQNRRLLPNLKNPLHVIDGPEQRYFIGIIDVFTVYGLKKRLEHLWKSLRHHGRSFSTVSPQEYSGRLRRWVQNHTD from the exons ATGGCAACCCAGTTACAGACTGCTGTGTTTGGTTTTCCTGCTGGCCTCCTCTCACTCTTTGATTTCTGCAGAAAGCGTTCAGCGCCTCAAGCTGCCGCTCTGCTCTCTGCCCAGATGGAGACGCCCGGACGCCtgcagccgccgccgccgccgccgcagcGATCCGGCACGGCGAAGCGGCGGCGCTGGGGCGGACTGAGGCAGCAGTGGAAACTTTTGGGTCTGTTTGAGATCGACCAGCAGCACAACTTCTACGGCCTGACCTGCAGGATGAAGGAGGGCCTGGCTGCAGCCATacacacctccacacacacaccgccaGCG aACGACCTTTCAGACGACGACTTCAGATCCAAGGTCACGCAGGTGCACAAGGTGAGGTCGGGCCGGCAGGCGGTGATTGTGGCTCTCAGGCGTCCCAGACAGTTTGCTGTGTTTGTCCAGGACTTCTCCCTGGAGACGTTCGGCGGCCCGGTGTTCGCCGCTCTGCGCGCGTCGCTAGGAATCACAGAGGACGAGTATCTGCAGTCTCTGTGCTCAGAGAGCTGCTACCTGCAGTTCATCAGCAACTCCAAGAGCAAAGCTGACTTCTTCCTGAC AAATGATAAACGTTTTTTCCTGAAGACTCAAAACAAACGGGAGATTAAATTCCTTCTGTCCAACCTGAAGATCTACGTGGAGCATCTGAGGAAGTTCCCACATTCACTGCTGGTCAAGTTCTTAG gAGTTCACCGGATCCGGATCCCGCCCGGTCGGAAG AAATATTTCATCGTAATGCAGAGCGTCTTTTACCCGGACGAACGCATCAACGCCCG GTACGACATCAAAGGCTGCCAGGTGAGCCGGTGGACGGACCCGGCGCCGGAGGGCAGCCAGATCATCGTGGTTCTGAAGGACCTGAACTTTGAAGGCCAGTTCATCACACtgg AGCGGCAGCGCTCCTGGCTCGTCCAGCAGGTGGAGATCGACACCAGCTTCCTGGAGCGGCTCAACGTTCTGGACTACAGCCTCCTGCTGGCCCACCAGCCGCTGCACCACGACGagcggaaccagaacctgtccTTCGCCTCGCTCATCGTCAGAACCAAGAA GTCCGTGAACCCCGGGTCCAGCCCGATACACGCCGAAGTCCCAGGAGCGGTTCTGAACGACGACGCCGGACCGTCACCGGAACCGGACTCGGGCTTAACGTCGTCCCAGGACCGAGACGACTCGTCCCGGACGAGTCCGCGACCCGCCGGATCCGGCGCCGACTCGCCCGACGACTTTAGGGCCCAGAACCGGCGGCTGCTGCCGAACCTGAAGAACCCGCTGCACGTCATCGACGGACCCGAGCAGCGCTACTTCATCGGCATCATCGACGTCTTCACCGTCTACGGCCTGAAGAAGCGGCTGGAGCATCTGTGGAAGAGCCTGAGGCATCATGGCCGCTCCTTCTCCACCGTCAGCCCGCAGGAGTACAGCGGCCGCCTGCGGCGCTGGGTCCAGAACCACACCGACTAG
- the pip5kl1 gene encoding phosphatidylinositol 4-phosphate 5-kinase-like protein 1 isoform X3: METPGRLQPPPPPPQRSGTAKRRRWGGLRQQWKLLGLFEIDQQHNFYGLTCRMKEGLAAAIHTSTHTPPANDLSDDDFRSKVTQVHKVRSGRQAVIVALRRPRQFAVFVQDFSLETFGGPVFAALRASLGITEDEYLQSLCSESCYLQFISNSKSKADFFLTNDKRFFLKTQNKREIKFLLSNLKIYVEHLRKFPHSLLVKFLGVHRIRIPPGRKKYFIVMQSVFYPDERINARYDIKGCQVSRWTDPAPEGSQIIVVLKDLNFEGQFITLERQRSWLVQQVEIDTSFLERLNVLDYSLLLAHQPLHHDERNQNLSFASLIVRTKKSVNPGSSPIHAEVPGAVLNDDAGPSPEPDSGLTSSQDRDDSSRTSPRPAGSGADSPDDFRAQNRRLLPNLKNPLHVIDGPEQRYFIGIIDVFTVYGLKKRLEHLWKSLRHHGRSFSTVSPQEYSGRLRRWVQNHTD; this comes from the exons ATGGAGACGCCCGGACGCCtgcagccgccgccgccgccgccgcagcGATCCGGCACGGCGAAGCGGCGGCGCTGGGGCGGACTGAGGCAGCAGTGGAAACTTTTGGGTCTGTTTGAGATCGACCAGCAGCACAACTTCTACGGCCTGACCTGCAGGATGAAGGAGGGCCTGGCTGCAGCCATacacacctccacacacacaccgccaGCG aACGACCTTTCAGACGACGACTTCAGATCCAAGGTCACGCAGGTGCACAAGGTGAGGTCGGGCCGGCAGGCGGTGATTGTGGCTCTCAGGCGTCCCAGACAGTTTGCTGTGTTTGTCCAGGACTTCTCCCTGGAGACGTTCGGCGGCCCGGTGTTCGCCGCTCTGCGCGCGTCGCTAGGAATCACAGAGGACGAGTATCTGCAGTCTCTGTGCTCAGAGAGCTGCTACCTGCAGTTCATCAGCAACTCCAAGAGCAAAGCTGACTTCTTCCTGAC AAATGATAAACGTTTTTTCCTGAAGACTCAAAACAAACGGGAGATTAAATTCCTTCTGTCCAACCTGAAGATCTACGTGGAGCATCTGAGGAAGTTCCCACATTCACTGCTGGTCAAGTTCTTAG gAGTTCACCGGATCCGGATCCCGCCCGGTCGGAAG AAATATTTCATCGTAATGCAGAGCGTCTTTTACCCGGACGAACGCATCAACGCCCG GTACGACATCAAAGGCTGCCAGGTGAGCCGGTGGACGGACCCGGCGCCGGAGGGCAGCCAGATCATCGTGGTTCTGAAGGACCTGAACTTTGAAGGCCAGTTCATCACACtgg AGCGGCAGCGCTCCTGGCTCGTCCAGCAGGTGGAGATCGACACCAGCTTCCTGGAGCGGCTCAACGTTCTGGACTACAGCCTCCTGCTGGCCCACCAGCCGCTGCACCACGACGagcggaaccagaacctgtccTTCGCCTCGCTCATCGTCAGAACCAAGAA GTCCGTGAACCCCGGGTCCAGCCCGATACACGCCGAAGTCCCAGGAGCGGTTCTGAACGACGACGCCGGACCGTCACCGGAACCGGACTCGGGCTTAACGTCGTCCCAGGACCGAGACGACTCGTCCCGGACGAGTCCGCGACCCGCCGGATCCGGCGCCGACTCGCCCGACGACTTTAGGGCCCAGAACCGGCGGCTGCTGCCGAACCTGAAGAACCCGCTGCACGTCATCGACGGACCCGAGCAGCGCTACTTCATCGGCATCATCGACGTCTTCACCGTCTACGGCCTGAAGAAGCGGCTGGAGCATCTGTGGAAGAGCCTGAGGCATCATGGCCGCTCCTTCTCCACCGTCAGCCCGCAGGAGTACAGCGGCCGCCTGCGGCGCTGGGTCCAGAACCACACCGACTAG
- the pip5kl1 gene encoding phosphatidylinositol 4-phosphate 5-kinase-like protein 1 isoform X2, whose translation MATQLQTAVFGFPAGLLSLFDFCRKRSAPQAAALLSAQMETPGRLQPPPPPPQRSGTAKRRRWGGLRQQWKLLGLFEIDQQHNFYGLTCRMKEGLAAAIHTSTHTPPANDLSDDDFRSKVTQVHKDFSLETFGGPVFAALRASLGITEDEYLQSLCSESCYLQFISNSKSKADFFLTNDKRFFLKTQNKREIKFLLSNLKIYVEHLRKFPHSLLVKFLGVHRIRIPPGRKKYFIVMQSVFYPDERINARYDIKGCQVSRWTDPAPEGSQIIVVLKDLNFEGQFITLERQRSWLVQQVEIDTSFLERLNVLDYSLLLAHQPLHHDERNQNLSFASLIVRTKKSVNPGSSPIHAEVPGAVLNDDAGPSPEPDSGLTSSQDRDDSSRTSPRPAGSGADSPDDFRAQNRRLLPNLKNPLHVIDGPEQRYFIGIIDVFTVYGLKKRLEHLWKSLRHHGRSFSTVSPQEYSGRLRRWVQNHTD comes from the exons ATGGCAACCCAGTTACAGACTGCTGTGTTTGGTTTTCCTGCTGGCCTCCTCTCACTCTTTGATTTCTGCAGAAAGCGTTCAGCGCCTCAAGCTGCCGCTCTGCTCTCTGCCCAGATGGAGACGCCCGGACGCCtgcagccgccgccgccgccgccgcagcGATCCGGCACGGCGAAGCGGCGGCGCTGGGGCGGACTGAGGCAGCAGTGGAAACTTTTGGGTCTGTTTGAGATCGACCAGCAGCACAACTTCTACGGCCTGACCTGCAGGATGAAGGAGGGCCTGGCTGCAGCCATacacacctccacacacacaccgccaGCG aACGACCTTTCAGACGACGACTTCAGATCCAAGGTCACGCAGGTGCACAAG GACTTCTCCCTGGAGACGTTCGGCGGCCCGGTGTTCGCCGCTCTGCGCGCGTCGCTAGGAATCACAGAGGACGAGTATCTGCAGTCTCTGTGCTCAGAGAGCTGCTACCTGCAGTTCATCAGCAACTCCAAGAGCAAAGCTGACTTCTTCCTGAC AAATGATAAACGTTTTTTCCTGAAGACTCAAAACAAACGGGAGATTAAATTCCTTCTGTCCAACCTGAAGATCTACGTGGAGCATCTGAGGAAGTTCCCACATTCACTGCTGGTCAAGTTCTTAG gAGTTCACCGGATCCGGATCCCGCCCGGTCGGAAG AAATATTTCATCGTAATGCAGAGCGTCTTTTACCCGGACGAACGCATCAACGCCCG GTACGACATCAAAGGCTGCCAGGTGAGCCGGTGGACGGACCCGGCGCCGGAGGGCAGCCAGATCATCGTGGTTCTGAAGGACCTGAACTTTGAAGGCCAGTTCATCACACtgg AGCGGCAGCGCTCCTGGCTCGTCCAGCAGGTGGAGATCGACACCAGCTTCCTGGAGCGGCTCAACGTTCTGGACTACAGCCTCCTGCTGGCCCACCAGCCGCTGCACCACGACGagcggaaccagaacctgtccTTCGCCTCGCTCATCGTCAGAACCAAGAA GTCCGTGAACCCCGGGTCCAGCCCGATACACGCCGAAGTCCCAGGAGCGGTTCTGAACGACGACGCCGGACCGTCACCGGAACCGGACTCGGGCTTAACGTCGTCCCAGGACCGAGACGACTCGTCCCGGACGAGTCCGCGACCCGCCGGATCCGGCGCCGACTCGCCCGACGACTTTAGGGCCCAGAACCGGCGGCTGCTGCCGAACCTGAAGAACCCGCTGCACGTCATCGACGGACCCGAGCAGCGCTACTTCATCGGCATCATCGACGTCTTCACCGTCTACGGCCTGAAGAAGCGGCTGGAGCATCTGTGGAAGAGCCTGAGGCATCATGGCCGCTCCTTCTCCACCGTCAGCCCGCAGGAGTACAGCGGCCGCCTGCGGCGCTGGGTCCAGAACCACACCGACTAG
- the dpm2 gene encoding dolichol phosphate-mannose biosynthesis regulatory protein: protein MATGADQAVGMSLVLFSLLLFTYYTVWVIVLPFVDARHVLHRYFLPREYSVILPGVAAVLLLLCIGTFTAVILWKNRKPKKTD, encoded by the exons ATg GCTACAGGAGCGGATCAGGCGGTCGGGATgagtctggttctgttcagcctGCTGCTCTTCACGTATTACACCGTTTGGGTCATCGTTCTG CCGTTCGTCGACGCCCGCCACGTCCTTCACAGATATTTCCTTCCTCGGGAATATTCGGTCATCCTGCCTGGAGTCGCTGCGGTGCTGCTGTTGCTCTGCatag GAACCTTCACTGCCGTCATCCTGTGGAAAAACCGCAAACCGAAGAAAACCGACTGA